Proteins from a genomic interval of Streptomyces sp. NBC_01445:
- a CDS encoding MFS transporter, with amino-acid sequence MTHSLPENAAATAVVGADTEAAAPAPPRRLARFYVTLPAANIALYLLWLGVGSFLLPIQVAQITGTNDTSALSAASTTGAVLATIGNPVFGQLSDRTRSRFGRRAPWILLCALLGALALVAQAHATSIATLGLSWGVVQFIMNGYQAALTAAMPDRVPVARYGTFSALVGLGVPLGTIAAALIIGGVPGTKFGLDGVIGGFGGRFAGENGYYLIAGVIVVAALVFVVLSRDRDARDLPREPFSLREFLGGFWVSPRRHPDFGWAFVSRLGVMLGYFIVLTYNLYLLADYIKVPPQDLLPTVGFLMVVNALCTVAATVLLGPLADKVGRVKPFVFASGIVAALALSLPMLWPTQGGMLTYNIVGGLAFGAYMAVDMALITKVLPRAADVGKDMGVINIANAGPQILAPTLAGWIVAAGGYEALFPVVAAVSLVGALGVLRVRGVR; translated from the coding sequence ATGACCCATTCACTTCCTGAAAACGCGGCGGCGACCGCTGTCGTCGGCGCCGACACCGAGGCCGCCGCACCCGCGCCTCCCCGGCGCCTCGCGCGGTTCTACGTCACGCTGCCCGCCGCCAACATCGCGCTCTACCTGCTGTGGCTCGGCGTGGGCAGCTTCCTGTTGCCCATCCAGGTCGCCCAGATCACCGGCACGAACGACACATCCGCCCTGTCCGCGGCCAGCACCACGGGCGCCGTCCTCGCGACGATCGGCAACCCGGTGTTCGGGCAACTGTCCGATCGCACGCGGTCCCGGTTCGGCCGCCGGGCGCCGTGGATCCTTCTGTGCGCGCTGCTCGGCGCACTGGCCCTGGTCGCCCAGGCGCACGCGACGAGCATCGCGACGCTCGGCCTGAGCTGGGGCGTCGTGCAGTTCATCATGAACGGCTACCAGGCCGCCCTCACCGCCGCGATGCCCGATCGGGTCCCGGTCGCCCGGTACGGAACCTTTTCCGCGCTGGTCGGTCTGGGCGTGCCCCTCGGCACGATCGCCGCCGCACTGATCATCGGCGGGGTGCCCGGCACGAAGTTCGGCCTGGACGGCGTCATCGGCGGATTCGGCGGTCGGTTCGCCGGTGAGAACGGCTACTACCTGATAGCCGGCGTCATCGTCGTCGCGGCGCTCGTGTTCGTCGTCCTGTCCCGGGACCGCGACGCCCGTGACCTGCCGCGCGAGCCGTTCTCACTCAGGGAGTTCCTCGGCGGCTTCTGGGTCAGCCCCCGCCGGCACCCGGACTTCGGCTGGGCCTTCGTCTCCCGACTCGGGGTCATGCTGGGCTATTTCATCGTCCTCACCTACAACCTGTACCTGCTCGCCGACTACATCAAGGTCCCGCCCCAGGATCTGCTGCCGACCGTCGGCTTCCTGATGGTCGTCAACGCGCTGTGCACGGTCGCCGCCACCGTCCTCCTCGGGCCCCTCGCCGACAAGGTCGGCAGGGTGAAGCCGTTCGTGTTCGCCTCCGGCATCGTCGCGGCGCTGGCCCTGTCGCTTCCGATGCTGTGGCCCACTCAGGGCGGCATGCTCACGTACAACATCGTCGGGGGCCTGGCGTTCGGCGCCTACATGGCCGTCGACATGGCCCTGATCACCAAGGTCCTGCCGCGCGCGGCCGACGTGGGCAAGGACATGGGCGTCATCAACATCGCCAACGCCGGACCGCAGATTCTCGCCCCCACCCTCGCCGGCTGGATCGTCGCCGCCGGCGGCTACGAGGCCTTGTTCCCGGTCGTCGCGGCCGTCTCCCTCGTGGGCGCGCTGGGCGTACTCCGCGTCCGGGGCGTTCGCTGA